The nucleotide sequence ATTGACAAAAGTTAAAGGTAACTCTAAAATATACTGGAGGTTTAGTTTCATGGATAATGATATAACTCAAATAACACTTATAGATGAAGATGGTGTGGAAAGAAATTTCCAGGTTGTAACCAAGATGGATATAGAAAACAAGGAATATGTAGTTGTTGTTCCAGAAGAATCAAATGATTCTGAAGCAATAATTCTTAGAATAGATAAAGACTCAGATGGTAACGATGTATTAGTGACAGTTGAGGATGATAATGAATTTAATGTAGTAAGCGAGGCTTATGAAACATTGTTTTCAGAAGATGATATGAATTAAAATATATGGGATGGGAGGTATGTAAGATGGCAAAATTATCTCCTTTAGAAATAGAAAAACTAAAGAACAATCTTAAAGATAAAGGATATAAGCTTACTCCTCAGAGGAGAGCCGTTTTGGATATTATAATTGATAATGAAGGGCAGCATCTTACGGTTGAAGAATTGTATGATTTAGTAAAGTTAGAATGTCCGGAGATAGGTTTAGCAACAGTATATAGAACAGTTCAACTTTTAGATGAACTGGGCGTTATAAGTAAGTTGGATTTAAACGATGGCTTAAGCAGATATGAATTGGTGCACGAAAATGAGCCGCATCAACATCATCATCTAATTTGTACTGCATGTGGAAAGGTTACAGAAGTTCAGGGAGATTTATTAGATGAATTAGAAGATTGTATAGAAAATAAGTACCATTTCTTAATTAAAAACCATAGCGTTAAATTCTATGGAATATGCAGTGAATGTAGAAAAAAACTATAAATAATATTTGTAGTTTAAATATAAAAATTAAATTAATAAAATCGAGTAACGAAGGAGGGTAGTAGATAATGCGACGAGAAAAAGATAAGATTAAAATTATACCTCTAGGTGGGGTGGATGAAATAGGAAAAAATCTTACGGTTATCGAATACAGAGAGGAGATAGCTGTTATAGATTGCGGTCTTAGTTTTCCAGATGAAGAAATGTTCGGTATAGATTTAGTAATACCTGATGTAACTTATTTAATAAAGAATAGGGAAAAGGTAAAGGGAATATTTTTGACTCATGGACATGAAGATCATATTGGTGCGTTGCCTTATGTTTTAAAAGAGTTAAATGTTCCGGTATATGGTACTAAACTTACTATTGGAATAGTTGAAACTAAACTTAAAGAGCATAATTTGCTTAGTAAAGTTGATTTAAAGGTAGTAAAGCCTAGGGATATAATTAAACTCAATAGCATGTCTATTGAATTCATAAGACAAAGTCATAGTATTGCAGACTCTGTAGCTATTGCAATACATACACCTATGGGTGTAGTTCTTCACACAGGAGATTTTAAGGTGGATTATACACCTATAGATGGATGTGTAGCAGATTTTGCAAGATTTGCAGAGCTTGGCAAGAGAGGTGTTCTTGCTATGATGTGCGACAGCACTAACGTAGAAAGACCAGGATATACTATGTCAGAAACTACAGTGGGGGAAACTTTTAACACTGTATTTACAAAGGCTAAAGGAAGAATTATAGTTGCAACTTTTGCATCTAATATTCACAGAATACAGCAAATAGTTGAGGCCGCAGAACGCTATAATAGAAAAGTAGCGGTTTCGGGAAGAAGTATGGAAAATATAGTAGCTGTAGCTATTGAACTTGGTTACCTAAAAGTTAAGGAAGGTGTTTTAATAGGCATTGATGCCATAAATAGATACGCCGATAACAAAATAGTTATAATTACTACAGGAAGCCAAGGAGAGCCAATGTCTGCACTTACAAGGATGGCAGCTCAGGAACACAAAAAAGTAAAAATACAGGAAGGCGATATGGTAGTAATATCAGCTAACCCTATACCTGGAAATGAAAAGTTGGTTTCAAGAGTTATAAATCAATTATTTAAAAAAGGTGCAGAAGTTATTTATGAAGCTTTGGCAGATGTCCATGTTTCAGGTCACGCTTGTCAAGAAGAACTTAAGCTAATGCATACTCTTATAAAGCCTAGATTTTTTATACCAGTCCATGGAGAATACAGGCATTTAAAACAGCATAAAGAGCTGGCAACCAATTTAGGAATGCCTAAAGCTAACGTTGTAATTCCAGAAATCGGTGGCGTTATAGAATTAACAAGAAGCAGCATAAAGAAAACCGATACTGTAGTTGCAGGTAAAGTGTTTGTAGATGGTCTTGGTGTAGGTGATGTAGGAAATATAGTTTTAAGAGATAGAAAACATCTTTCACAGGATGGAATAGTAACAGTTGTTGTTACTATAGAAAAAGTAAGTGGTACTGTAATTGCTGGACCTGACATTATTTCAAGAGGATTTGTGTATGTAAGAGAATCTGAAGATTTAATGGAGGAGTCAAAAGAAATTGTAAAGACAGCACTGCTTGAATGTGAAGAAAAGCACATTACAGAGTGGGCAACTATAAAATCAAACATAAAGGATGTATTAAGAATATTCCTTTATGAGAGAACAAAGAGAAAGCCTATGATACTTCCTATAATTATGGAAGTGTAAATTTAATTCATATTAGAGGAATTAAATAAAAAAATAAATAAATTTTTTATGAAATAGTTTACTTTGGTTTAAGTAGATTGACTTTTTAAATACTTAATATTAAAATATTAATTGGTACTAGAAAATTGGATGCTTTACGTATCCAATTTTTATTTATGATTTCACGTAGTATTAGTGAAATATACGGAGGAAGAGAAATGGAAAAAATTACTAGAAATGATATAAGAAATATTGCTATAATAGCCCACGTTGACCATGGTAAGACTACTCTCGTGGATGCTTTACTTAGACAAAGTCATGTTTTTAGAGCAAATGAGAAAGTTGAAGAGAGAGTAATGGATTCTAATGATCTAGAAAAAGAAAGAGGAATAACAATACTTTCTAAAAATACATCTTTAATGCATGATGGAATTAAAATTAACATAGTAGATACTCCAGGACATGCTGATTTTGGTGGAGAGGTTGAGCGTGTACTTAAAATGGTAGACAGTGTTCTTCTTTTAGTAGATGCTTTTGAGGGACCTATGCCTCAGACTAAATTTGTTTTGAAAAAAGCTTTAGAGCTTAAATTAAAACCAATAGTTGTAATAAATAAAATAGATAAGCCAAATGCTAGACCTATGGAAGTTGTAGATGAAGTTTTGGACTTGTTTATAGACTTAGGTGCAGATGAAGATCAACTTGACTTCCCAATAGTTTATGCTTCTGCAAAAGCTGGTATTGCTAAGCTTGATGTAGATGATGAAAGCGAAACAATGGAACCTTTGTTCGAGACTATTGTTAAATACGTTAAAGGTCCTGAAGGATATCTTGATGAACCACTTCAAATGCTTGTTTCTACAATAGATTCTAATGAATATGTTGGTAGAATTGCAATAGGAAGAGTTGAAAGAGGATCTATAAAGAAGAATCAGCAGGCTGTTTTAATAAGACGTGATGGAGCAAAGGAAAATGTAAAAATTTCAAGCTTATTTACTTATGAAGGTCTTAAGAGAGTTGAAGCTGATGAAGTTAAGTTTGGAGATATTGCTGTAGTTTCAGGAATACCTGATGTTAATATCGGAGAAACAATTGCAGATGCATCTAGACCAGAAGCATTACCTTTTGTAGATATTGATGAGCCTACATTAAGCATGTTCTTCATGGTAAATGATTCTCCTTTTGCAGGTAGAGAAGGCGATTTCGTTACATCAAGGCATTTAAGAGACAGACTTGAAAAGGAATTAGAGACAAACGTAAGTTTAAAAGTTGAAGAAACTGATTCAGCTGATAAATTCAAGGTAAGTGGAAGAGGAGAACTTCATCTTTCAATATTGATAGAAACAATGAGAAGAGAAGGATTCGAATTCCAAGTATCTAAACCAACTGTAATATACAAAGAGGAAAATGGTAAGAAGTTAGAGCCAATTGAAGAGCTCACAATAGACGTACCAGAAGAATTTATGGGCGTTGTAATGGAGAAGCTTGGACCTAGAAAGGCTGAACTTGTTAACATGACTTCAGCTGTAAATGGTTATACAAGATTAGAGTTCAAAATACCTTCTAGAGGTTTAATTGGATTCAGAAATGAGTTCATGACAGATACAAAGGGAAATGGAATAATGAACTCTACACTTATAGATTATGAACCATTTAGAGGAGATATTCCTGAAAGATCAAGAGGATCTATAGTTGTTTTTGAAACAGGAGTTTCAGTTGTCTATGGATTGTACAGTGCTCAAGAAAGAGGAAGATTATTTGTTGGTGCTGGAGTAGATGTTTACGAAGGAATGGTAGTTGGAGAATGTTCAAGAGCCGAAGATATCGAAGTTAATGTTTGTAAGAAAAAGCATCTTTCAAACACTAGATCTTCTGGAGCTGATGATGCTTTAAAATTAGTTCCAATTCCTGACATGTCTTTAGAGAAATGTCTTGAGTTTATAGCATCTGATGAATTGGTAGAAATCACTCCAAAGAGCATTAGAATGAGAAAGAAAGTCTTAGATACAAATTTACGTAAGAAGAAAAGAAAATAGCTTTTAGAGGAATGGGTAATATGAAAGTACAAACTATTTTAAAGAAGAAAGTTTATATATTTCTGTTTTTAATCCTAGTATTAATTTGTGCATCAGCTGCATATTTTAAGCATGCTATGAATTACCCTTTTAAAATTAAAAACGATGTTAGTTTTCAAGTAAATAATGGTGATAATCCATATTCTGTTATGAACAGATTAGATAAACAGAATATGATTAAGAATAAACTATTTATAAAAGCTTACATTAAATATAATAAAGTTCCCGGTGATATAAAGCCGGGACTTTATTCAATAAAAAAAGGGGAATCTTCAAAGAAGTTTTTTCAAGATATAGCTGAAGGAAACTTTTCTAGTGACTATGTTAAGGTTACTATACCTGAAGGATATGATATAGAGGAGATTGCTAATTTATTTGATAAAAAGGGATTAATAAATAGAGATGAATTTATAAATGCTTGCAAGAATTATAGTATACCTAAGTACATAAAAAATGACGACAACAGAAAGTATAAGCTTGAGGGGTACCTTTTTCCGGATACCTATGAATTTAAAAAAGGTACAAAGGGAAAAGATATTATTGATACTATGATTAAGAGATTTGATGAAGTATTTAAACAAGCACAAAAGGACACTGGCAAGAGTGGAAGCGATGTGGACCAAACAATAATAATGGCGTCAGTTGTTGAAAGAGAAGCAGAAGTAGATAAGGATAGACCAGTTATAGCTTCCGTATTTTTTAACAGACTAAAAATTAAAATGAAGCTGCAGTCTTGTGCCACAGTTGAGTATGCACTTGGTCATCACAAAAATAAATTGTCCAATGCAGATTTAAAGACAAAATCAAATTACAATACCTATTTAATAGACGGTATGCCGGAAGGACCAATATGTTCTCCAGGTAAAGAATCTATTAAAGCTGCGTTAAATCCTTCCAGCACAAACTATATTTATTTTGTTTCGAATAATGATGGAACTCACTTCTTTACAAGTGATTATAATGAGTTTTTAAAGGTTAAGAAAAAAACTCAAGGATTTTAATTTGGAGGAAATTTTATGGGCAAAATAATGTATGACTATATAAGTGATTATATTAGAAATTTAATTCCTGAGCATGAAGGTGTATTAAAGGAATTAGAAGAGTATGCGGCAGAAAACAATGTGCCTATAGTTCACAAAGAGACAGCAAAATTTCTCGAATTTATGATGCAGGTAAAAAAACCACTTAAAATTTTAGAGCTTGGTACGGCAATAGGTTATTCTGCATCACTTATGGCTTTGAATTCAAATGCACATATCACAACTGTTGATAGAAGTGATAAAATGATTGAAATTGCATTAGAAAATATAAAGAAGTTTGGATTAGATGATAGAATTGAAGTTCTAAATGGAGAATGTATAGATGTAATTAAGAGTTTAAATGACAAGTATGATGTTATTTTTATAGATGCAGGAAAGGGACATTACGAGGACTTTTTTAACGAGTCTTTGAGGATTCTAAAGGATGACGGCATAATAATAGCAGATAATGTATTATTTAGAGGAATGGTTGCCAGCAATGATCTTTTAGAGAGAAGAAAGATTACAATTGTTAAAAGAATGAGAAGATACCTTGACGTTGTTTCTAATAGACCTGACTTTACTACATCAGTAATTCCAATGGGAGATGGAATTGCAGTCACAACAAGGAGGAAAAGCAATGAATAAACCCGAACTTTTAGCACCAGCAGGTAATATTGAAAAATTAAAGACAGCTATTGAATTCGGTGCGGATGCTGTCTATTTAGGTGGTAGTAAACTTAATTTAAGAGCTTTTGCTGATAATTTCTCGCTAGATGAATTAAAAGAAGGAATAGAATTTGCACACAGCCGAAATAAAAAAGTGTATATTACACTAAATGTTTTTCCTCATAATGAGGATTTAAACGGGCTTGAAGAGTATTTAAAAGATCTTTATGAAATTAAGGCGGATGCAGTTATAGTATCTGATCCAGGCATAATTATGACAGCTAGAGAAGTTGTACCTAACCTGGAAATTCACCTTAGCACACAAGCCAATAGTGTTAACTATAAAACAGCTATATTTTGGCATAAGCAGGGAGTTAAGAGAATAGTTGTAGCAAGAGAACTTTCATTAAAAGAAATAAAATCAATGAAAGAAAAAATACCTGAAACTTGTGAGATAGAGGCATTTGTACATGGTTCTATGTGCATATCTTACTCAGGAAGATGTCTTCTTTCTAATTATATGACAGGAAGAGATTCCAATAGGGGTGCTTGTGCACAACCATGCAGATATAAGTATTCATTGGTAGAAGAAAAGAGACCAAACGAATACTTCCCAGTTTATGAGGATGAAAAGGGAACTTATATAATGAATTCTAAGGATTTGTGCATGATAGAGCATATACCAGACTTAATAAGTGCTGGAATTGATTCCTTAAAGATTGAAGGAAGAATGAAGAGTTCATACTATGTTGCATCTGTAGTAAAAGCATATAGAGAAGCTATTGACACATATTTTGAAAATCCAGAGGAATATAAGTTTAATGAAAAGTGGATGGAATATCTTACTAAGCCAAGTCATAGAAGATATACTACAGGATTTTATTACGGCGATAGTAATAAACAGCACTATGAATCTTCATCTTATATAAGAGATTTTGATATTGTTGGTATAGTTAGAAGCTATGATAAAGAAACTGGAATAGCAGTTATAGAGCAGAGAAATAAGTGTTATGCTGGAGATAAAGTGGAGGTTTTAAGGCCTCGTGGAGAAAACCTTGAAATAGAACTTAAAGATTTGAAAAACAAAGATGGAGAGGCAATTGAGAGCACACCTGTAGCGCAAATGATATATACTATTAAAACTGATAAAGTGCTTGAAAGCGGAAATATGCTGATTAAAGGTAAAAATTAGCATGTAACCTGAATAAAATACCTTATTTTGGTCCAAAATGGATTAAAGTGAGGTGTTTTTTTTATGGAGAGAACAAGAATAAAATGTATTTTGATTTTTTTAGGTATATTTGCGGTATTTGCATTTCTATGTACAAGGCTTTATTTAATTATGAATGTATATAGTAAAGATTTAGAGACTAATTACAGCAGACAAAATACATCAAGTGAGAGAATTAAAAATATAAATTATGATGTTGTGGATTGTAATGGCAAAAATATGCTTACTTTTAACAGAAAATATTATGTTGTAATAAATCCATATATTTTTACGCAAAACAATAGTGATACAAATAAAAGAGAGCTTTATGCATTATCTTATATATTAAAAAATTACGATAATAAATACGATTTAACTAACATAGATATTAAAAGCGAATCAAGCAAAATATACTGGAGCATCAATGAAACACTTTATAATGATCTTTCAAAGTTTAAAAATGTAAATGGAGTATATACTTATTTTGTTGATGAGGTAAATAGGGATAAGGCTTCGGATATATGCAACATTATTACAAATCCTATGGATAAGGATAACAAGAAGTTTAAAGCCAATGCCTCTATAGAAAAAGCTGTATATAATGAATTTAAGAATTCCCCATTTCCTGAAAAAAACTTTGTAAATGATTCATATGGAAATCTAATTGCAACTAATGGTGGGCAAAATAAAGGTAAATCAGAGGTTAAATTAACTATAGATAAGGACATTAATGATAAAGTTCAGAATATACTAGACAGCAGTGGATTGAAACAGGTATCAGCAATTTTAATGCAGAGTGATAATGGAGCAGTAAGAGCTATGGTACAAAAGGATAAATATGCCCCTAACATAAATCTTGGTGGTGGTGGAATATACTATCCAGGCTCCATATTTAAAGCTGTAGTTGAGGAAGCTGCAATTGAAACTGGCAAACTGGATTTAAATAAACCAATAAAAAATACAGGAGAGTTTAGTGAGGATAAACTTTATGATTACTGCACTCCAGAAAAGGCTTTTATAATATCATCAAATGATGTTTTTATAAACATAGGACATCTAGCTGGATTTGATAATATATATGATCTTAGTAAAAGACAAGGACTTTTTAATAAGGTTTTAAACTTTGATTTAGAGTCGGAGGGAAGACTTGATAATAACGATTCTAATAGTGAAGGTAATTTAAGTTTGCTTTCCTATGGTCAAAGTATAAGAATAACGCCTATAGAAGCAATTGCTATCCCAAATACTGTAATTAATCACGGCATATATGTAAAGCCCCATATTATTGATTCATATATTGTAAATGATAAAGTAAAAACAAATCAAATTTACAGTTCAAGGGTTATAAAAGAAAGCACTGCAAATATAATGAAAGAGCAATTTAAGAAGGTATTAACAGATAAAGATGGAACAGGTAAACTTGCGTATACAAATAATAAATGCATAGGAGGAAAAACAGGAACAGCACAGAGAATAAACGGACATGATGTTAAGAGTGTGGATGGATGGTTTGTTGGATTCTTTGATTTAAAGGGTGTAAACTATTCAGCTGTTATATTTGTGCCTGGGATAGATGAGAAACTAAGCGCAGGCTCTGAAGCAGCTCCTATATTTAAAAAAATAGTAACGGATTTAAATAAATAGGGCAGCTAATTTATTTCTTTAAAAAGGTAACAAAAATTATGTCTTGTGAATAGTATAAATTGATAGGTTTTCTAATTTACAAAGTAACGAGAATACCTATAACAGCGTAGGATAAATAGTTTTAACCGTAATTGTGGTTAAACTTAAGTTAGTTTTGAAAGCATTATTAGGAGGATTACCTGTGTTTGTAATGTATTGTTTATTTAATATAGTGGGAAGTATCACATTTTTTGTAGCTTATATTGGTAACGGTGCATCGTTTCCTCAACCACTTTCCGAAAGTGAAGAAAAGTATTATTTAAAAAAGTTAAAGGAAGGTGATCCCCTTGCAAAAAACATACTCATAGAAAGAAATTTAAGACTTGTAGCTCACATTGTAAAAAAATATTCTTATTCAGGTAAAGAAGTTGATGATTTAATATCCATAGGCACCATAGGGCTTATAAAGGCCATTGATTCATATAATGTATCAAAAGGTACTAGACTTGCAACCTATGCTGCTAGATGCATTGAAAATGAGATATTAATGCTCATACGAAATAATAAAAAAAGCAAGAATGAGGTTTATCTTCAAGATCCGATAGGAGTAGATAAAGAGGGGAATGAAATATCACTTATCGATATATTGAGCAGCGATGACGATTCTGTAATTGAAATAGTTGAGAACAGAATTCAAATTGGAAAACTTTATGTAGAGATAAATAGAGTGCTAAAAGGACGTGAAAAAGCAATAATTAAGATGAGATATGGTCTCGGTGATGGAAAACCAAGAAATCAAAGAGAGATAGCACAAATATTGGGTATATCTAGATCATATGTTTCAAGAATAGAAAAGAGGGCATTAAAAAAATTGTATAGGCAACTAAACGGAAACTGCAAAATATAAAAACATGCTTTGTAACAATATAATTGTAATTATATAAAAATTAATTTATAATAAAAATGTTATAAAAGTTAGAACTTATGGTTAAATTTCTATAAAAACATTAAAAAATAAAAAAATAAGAAAAGACTTATTTTTACTAATTTATGGTAAAATATCTTGAATATTATGAGTTTTGGCCTACCTTTATATAAACTAAGAAAAGGCTTTAAAACTTATTATATTCAGGGGGGTTAAATAGGGAGGAATATTTATAAATGAAAAACTTAAAAGACTTACTTAAAATACTTGTTGAAAAAGAAGGTTCAGATCTTCATATTTCTGTTAATGTTCAGCCGGTAATTAGAATAAATGGTGAGTTAAATGTATTAAACGATAAAAATAAGATAACTAAGGATGAAGTAAAAAATTATGCTATGCAGCTGCTTGGTGATGACTATGATAAATATTTGAAGGCAGGAGAATTTGATGCGTCATACACTCTTAATGGTGTTGGTATGTTCAGAGTTAATGTGTATAAGGAAAGAGGAAACGACGCCATAGCTGTTAGGAATATTCCATCAAAAATTTTAAGCCCTAAGGAACTTGGGTTTCCAGATGTTTTTAATGATTTAATAAATGCTAAAATGGGACTTGTTCTTGTTACAGGACCAACAGGAAGTGGAAAAAGTACAACAGTTGCATCAATTATAAATGAATTTAATTTAAATACAAAACGTCACATAATTACACTTGAAGATCCTATAGAGTATGTACATAAGAGTAATAAAAGCTTAATAAATCAAAGGGAAATCGGAAAAGATAGTGGTTCATATGTGGCAGCTTTAAAGGCGGCCTTAAGAGAGGACCCAGATGTAATCTTTGTAGGAGAAATGAGAGATATGGAAACTATTACTGCGGCTATTACGGCAGCAGAGACAGGTCATCTAGTACTTTCAACATTACATACTATTGGTGCGGATAAAACCATAGATAGAATAATCGATGTATTTCCTGAGCATAATCAGACGCAAGTAAGAATTCAGCTTGCCTCTGTTCTTAAGGGAGTAGTTTCTCAGCAGCTTTTAAAGAAAAAGGACGAGTCTGGAAGAATACCAGCATTTGAAATAATGACCTTCACACCAGCTGTACAAAATTTAATAAGGGAAGGAAAAACTCATCAAATACAGTCTCTTATTCAGACAGGAAGCAAGTACGGTATGATAACTATGGATAAATGTATAATAGATTTGTATAAAAAGGGAATAATATCGTATGAAACCGCTGTGCAGTCAAGTGTAGATAAAGAATTCGTGACTAAAATGCTTATACTATAAATGAAGCGTAAAAATTAAATAAAAGCAAGTTTGTGGTAAAAATTTTAAGTTAAAAGTTAATAAATTTACAATTTCATAAAATACTATGGTATTTGATAAATTTTTGTGATAAAATAACTTTGTTTAGGGGGGATACATAGTGAATGAAGTAAAGTCTATACTACATGTAATTTCACGTGTCTTCACAAATACGGTTTTTATCATATCAATGTATTATCTATGTATATCATTCTTTGGTATTATACGAAAAAAGGATGGTAAAAAATTTGAGCCCAAAAAAACCTTTGCACTTGTTGTAGCTGCACATAATGAAGAAGCTGTAATAAGTGATATGGTTGTGAGTTTAAATAAATTGGATTATCCCGATGATATGTATGACATATTTGTAATTGCAGATAACTGTAGTGATAACACTGCTGAAAAGGCACGAGAAAAGGGAGCAAAGGTTTACGAAAGAGTGAACAAAGAAAAAAGAGGTAAAGGATATGCTCTAGAATGGATGTTCAGCAAACTGTTTAAAATGGATAAAAAATACGATGCAGTGGTAATATTTGATGCTGATAATTTAGCCTCTAAAAATTTTCTCAAAGAAATGAATAAAAAATTATGTGAAGGTTACAAGGTTGTTCAGGGATACTTAGACAGTAAAAATCCTAGAGATTCATGGATAACAGGAAGTTATTCAATAGCCTTCTGGTCTACTGATAGAATGTTTCAACTGTCTAGAAGTAATTTAGGCCTTTCAAATCAATTAGGAGGAACAGGCTGCTGCTTTGAAACTGAAATTTTAAGGAAATTAGGTTGGGGAGCAACTTGTCTTACAGAGGATTTGGAATTTACATGCAAGCTTGTTTTAAATGGTTATAAGGTAGGTTGGGCTCATGATGCGGTAATTTATGATGAAAAACCACTTACACTTGTTCAATCTTGGCATCAAAGAATAAGATGGATGCAGGGATTTTCAGATGTAGCCAGTAGATATTTTTTCAAGCTTTTAAAAAGCGCAATAGTCAATAGAAGCTTTGCTGCATTTGATTGTGCTATATACAGCATTAATCCGTTTATGACAATTTTATTTAGTATATCAATGATTCTAGGCTTTGTAGATACATCATTAGCAACTATACATAATATTCCACTTGCCTTTGATACTGCAAAAATTTTTGATATAACTCCATTAAAGGTATTTTTATTTATAGCAGCAGTATTTCAGTATGTGTACACACCATTTTTGTTAGCACTAGATAAAAAGCTAGACATTAAAATGATATGGTATTATGTTATAATTTATCCTATATACCTTATAACATGGCTTCCAATAACAATTATCGGTATTCTTAAGAAGAACAATAAGGATTGGAATCATACAAAGCACACAAGAAGTGTTGATATATCAGATTTGGAAAAAGCTAACTAAAGTAAAAGTAGTATATAGAAAAAGGGTATCCCTGATATCCTTTTTTTATTTACAATTAAACATAAGATTAAATATTTTTTTAATAAATAAAAGGGAATTTTATTTTTGTGTTGAATATATAATTGTGCTTCTCTGTGAGGGGGGAATTAATGTATGAATAATTATATTATAGGAATAGATGTTGGTTCATCCAAGATTTGTATAGCATTAGGAAAGTTAACGAAAAAAGGAGAGGTCCAGATAATAGGAGTTACATCTTCAAAATGCGAGGGAGTAAAAAAATCTATTGTTGTTAATATAGATAGTACAGCTGAATCTATAAAAAATTGTATGGCTAAACTAAAAAAAATGGTGGAATTTGATTTGGATGATGTGTACGTTGCACTCCATGGAAGCATAAGTGAGCTTATACATAACAAAGGTGTGGTGGCTGTATCCTCAGATGATAGAGCAATAACCAGTAGTGATGTTAAAAGGGTTATTGAATCTACTAGATTTATATCAGTTGCATCTGATAGAGAGATTATTGGAGTGGAACCCCAACAGTTTATTGTAGATGGTTACGATAATATAAAAGACCCTGTTGGAATGAGTGGGACTAAATTA is from Clostridium acetobutylicum ATCC 824 and encodes:
- a CDS encoding penicillin-binding transpeptidase domain-containing protein, which gives rise to MERTRIKCILIFLGIFAVFAFLCTRLYLIMNVYSKDLETNYSRQNTSSERIKNINYDVVDCNGKNMLTFNRKYYVVINPYIFTQNNSDTNKRELYALSYILKNYDNKYDLTNIDIKSESSKIYWSINETLYNDLSKFKNVNGVYTYFVDEVNRDKASDICNIITNPMDKDNKKFKANASIEKAVYNEFKNSPFPEKNFVNDSYGNLIATNGGQNKGKSEVKLTIDKDINDKVQNILDSSGLKQVSAILMQSDNGAVRAMVQKDKYAPNINLGGGGIYYPGSIFKAVVEEAAIETGKLDLNKPIKNTGEFSEDKLYDYCTPEKAFIISSNDVFINIGHLAGFDNIYDLSKRQGLFNKVLNFDLESEGRLDNNDSNSEGNLSLLSYGQSIRITPIEAIAIPNTVINHGIYVKPHIIDSYIVNDKVKTNQIYSSRVIKESTANIMKEQFKKVLTDKDGTGKLAYTNNKCIGGKTGTAQRINGHDVKSVDGWFVGFFDLKGVNYSAVIFVPGIDEKLSAGSEAAPIFKKIVTDLNK
- the sigK gene encoding RNA polymerase sporulation sigma factor SigK is translated as MFVMYCLFNIVGSITFFVAYIGNGASFPQPLSESEEKYYLKKLKEGDPLAKNILIERNLRLVAHIVKKYSYSGKEVDDLISIGTIGLIKAIDSYNVSKGTRLATYAARCIENEILMLIRNNKKSKNEVYLQDPIGVDKEGNEISLIDILSSDDDSVIEIVENRIQIGKLYVEINRVLKGREKAIIKMRYGLGDGKPRNQREIAQILGISRSYVSRIEKRALKKLYRQLNGNCKI
- a CDS encoding type IV pilus twitching motility protein PilT; protein product: MKNLKDLLKILVEKEGSDLHISVNVQPVIRINGELNVLNDKNKITKDEVKNYAMQLLGDDYDKYLKAGEFDASYTLNGVGMFRVNVYKERGNDAIAVRNIPSKILSPKELGFPDVFNDLINAKMGLVLVTGPTGSGKSTTVASIINEFNLNTKRHIITLEDPIEYVHKSNKSLINQREIGKDSGSYVAALKAALREDPDVIFVGEMRDMETITAAITAAETGHLVLSTLHTIGADKTIDRIIDVFPEHNQTQVRIQLASVLKGVVSQQLLKKKDESGRIPAFEIMTFTPAVQNLIREGKTHQIQSLIQTGSKYGMITMDKCIIDLYKKGIISYETAVQSSVDKEFVTKMLIL
- a CDS encoding glycosyltransferase family 2 protein, with translation MNEVKSILHVISRVFTNTVFIISMYYLCISFFGIIRKKDGKKFEPKKTFALVVAAHNEEAVISDMVVSLNKLDYPDDMYDIFVIADNCSDNTAEKAREKGAKVYERVNKEKRGKGYALEWMFSKLFKMDKKYDAVVIFDADNLASKNFLKEMNKKLCEGYKVVQGYLDSKNPRDSWITGSYSIAFWSTDRMFQLSRSNLGLSNQLGGTGCCFETEILRKLGWGATCLTEDLEFTCKLVLNGYKVGWAHDAVIYDEKPLTLVQSWHQRIRWMQGFSDVASRYFFKLLKSAIVNRSFAAFDCAIYSINPFMTILFSISMILGFVDTSLATIHNIPLAFDTAKIFDITPLKVFLFIAAVFQYVYTPFLLALDKKLDIKMIWYYVIIYPIYLITWLPITIIGILKKNNKDWNHTKHTRSVDISDLEKAN